TGGGTGATTGGTTCTGGGGTTTGGGGTTCATTTGAAAGGTTCGACCATATTGGAGCGACCTTCTACCTTTAAAATTGAACCTTTTACACCTATTGGTCGACCTTCTACCACAAATACCAAACCTTCTACCTTTCATCAAAAATCGACACAAATTGAATCAATCATAATAATGTTATGTAAACAACTAATCCACCAAAAAACAAAGCACTTCCACCATCCAAAGTGGAAATGCTCACCTCACTCCATAATATAAGGATGATTCATCACATCATACTTCTTATCCTTCAAGTCCAGCTCGTTACCGTCCTCAAAGACTTCTTCAAAAAAGCGGGAAGCTGGTTCTGCCAATTCTTTGTAATACTCACTAAATAAAGATGCAGCATGACTGCCAAGCCACATATCTGGCAACAGCTCTTCCGGCAGCCCCGGATCAACGAACAAGAACTTCCTGTATTCATGGACAAGCTTCGTCCGCTCCACGAAACATTCGGCGTCTGTCATTTGACCTTTCCCGATCTTGTTTTTGTCGATGATATACTTCTGACTATATTCTTGGATAAATTGTTGGTACCTTCCATTTATCTCATTCAGATCCCAACTTTTCATGACAAGTCGTTCATTTTCGTATGGTCCTTGATATTCAGAAATGAAAAAGTCTACATACTCTTCAATTTCATATTTTGATATAAGATCTTGTACTTGTTTTTCTAAGGAGTTGGGCGAAATCCAGCAGCTGTTTGATAATGTTCCAAATCCACTCCAGACCAACTCTTTACGAAGTTCATCCCGAACACTTCTGATTTCTTCTGGAATGGTGTACATGAGCATGCGCCATTTTCCATCCCAAGTATCCGTCTTCAGCTTGAAAATACGCTTGGCAGCTTCGTCAATTCTTTTCACGCCGCGTTCTGTTAAAAAATAATAACTTTTGTTTCCCTTTTTCTCCGCTTGGACCCATCCTTGCTTATTCATGCGTGATATTGCCGCACGCACGGCTTGATCATTATGACCAAATTCATTTAATAATTTGATTAAGCTTCCAATCCAAATTTTATTTCCATAATGCCTGACATAATCACCATATAAAGTAAAAATCATTGATCTTGTATTCATTCTAGCATCCTCTTTCTACCACATAAGATAAATCGCTATATTACAGTAATTTCATTTTAACAGAGTAACGCGTTATAGAAAAGATGGAACGGCAAACTTACCCAAGCTTCCTCCAAGAGAATACCCCAAAGAATCATAGGGCACCAAGCCCTATGATTCTTGTGGTCTCTCCACTATTGTCGCAATTCCCTGGCCTACCCCTACACACATTGTCACAAGGCCGTATCGCACGTCACGCTTGTTCATTTCATGCACAAGCGTAGTAAGTATCCTCGCTCCGCTGGCACCAAGAGGGTGTCCGAACGCGATTGCTCCCCCGTTAACATTCACTCTGCCAGGGTCCAATTCCAGTTGCCGAATACATTCCAGCGATTGGGATGCGAATGCTTCATTTAACTCAATTAAGTCTAGATCTCCCACAGACAGATTTGCCCGTTCAAGTGCCTTTCTGGTAGCGTAAATTGGCCCTATTCCCATTATAGAAGGAGTAAGACCTGCAGCAGCAGACGTGACATACCTCGCTAACGGCTTTAACCCTAGCTCCTTCGCTTTTTCTGCACTCATTAGTAGCAATGCCGATGCACCGTCATTCACACCTGACGCATTGCCGGCAGTAATCGACGTACCTTCGCCAAAAATTGGTTTCAGGTTCCCAAGTTTCTCTAAAGTTGTATCTGGGCGCGGATGTTCGTCGCAGTCAACAATTGTTTCCTTACCTTTTCTATCAACAATCGAGACGGGAACCATCTCATCCTTAAAGCGGCCAGATTCCATTGCCATTTTTGCTTTTTGCTGGCTTTCAAAGGCAAATACGTCTTGATCCTCACGGGAGACGGAGAATTCTTTTGCCACGTTTTCTGCCGTTTGCGGCATTGTATCTACACCGTACATCTTTTCAAGTTTTCTATTAGTAAATCTCCAGCCGATGGTTGTATCCATCAGTTCCATGTTGCCGCGGGGATAATCCATTTCCGGCTTTGCCATGACAAACGGAGCCCTTGTCATACTTTCCGTCCCTCCGGCTATAAAAATATCGCCTTCTCCTACCATAATGGCTCGGGCGGCATAATTCACGGCATCAAGACCTGAGCCGCATAAACGGTTGATCGTGGTGCCGGCCACCTCTACCGGAAGACCAGCCAATAGAGCACTCATCCTCGCGACGTTGCGGTTATCTTCCCCCGCTTGATTGGCATTGCCGAACACGACTTCTTCAATTTCATTTACCGGGACATTCGGGTTTCTTTCTACAAGGGCTTTGATTACAATTGCTCCAAGGTCATCTGGGCGAACTGCCTTTAACGCACCCTTATACCTTCCAATCGGTGTTCGGCAAGCATCTACAATTACAACTTCCTTCATATTGGACACCTCTCTCGTTGTTTATTGGTAGTCATAAACTCCTTTACCACTTTTCCTGCCAAGTCTTCCGGCTTTCACATACTTTTCCAGCAGAGGTGCAGGGCGGTACTTTTCCCCTAACTTTTCATGAAGATATTTCAGGTTATTCAAACGTGTATCCAATCCCACCAGGTCTCCAAGTTCAAATGGACCCATCGGATAGTTGAGCCCAAGTTTGATTGCCTTATCGATTTCTTCTGGAGTACCTACCCCTTCTTGGAGCATATAAAAGGCTTCGTTCCCAACAAGTGCACTGATTCTGCTTGTCACAAAACCAGGGAATTCATTTACAACAACTGTTTCTTTTCCCATCCGTTCTGCTGCATATCGGATATATTC
This window of the Sutcliffiella horikoshii genome carries:
- the paaX gene encoding phenylacetic acid degradation operon negative regulatory protein PaaX; the encoded protein is MNTRSMIFTLYGDYVRHYGNKIWIGSLIKLLNEFGHNDQAVRAAISRMNKQGWVQAEKKGNKSYYFLTERGVKRIDEAAKRIFKLKTDTWDGKWRMLMYTIPEEIRSVRDELRKELVWSGFGTLSNSCWISPNSLEKQVQDLISKYEIEEYVDFFISEYQGPYENERLVMKSWDLNEINGRYQQFIQEYSQKYIIDKNKIGKGQMTDAECFVERTKLVHEYRKFLFVDPGLPEELLPDMWLGSHAASLFSEYYKELAEPASRFFEEVFEDGNELDLKDKKYDVMNHPYIME
- the pcaF gene encoding 3-oxoadipyl-CoA thiolase, which translates into the protein MKEVVIVDACRTPIGRYKGALKAVRPDDLGAIVIKALVERNPNVPVNEIEEVVFGNANQAGEDNRNVARMSALLAGLPVEVAGTTINRLCGSGLDAVNYAARAIMVGEGDIFIAGGTESMTRAPFVMAKPEMDYPRGNMELMDTTIGWRFTNRKLEKMYGVDTMPQTAENVAKEFSVSREDQDVFAFESQQKAKMAMESGRFKDEMVPVSIVDRKGKETIVDCDEHPRPDTTLEKLGNLKPIFGEGTSITAGNASGVNDGASALLLMSAEKAKELGLKPLARYVTSAAAGLTPSIMGIGPIYATRKALERANLSVGDLDLIELNEAFASQSLECIRQLELDPGRVNVNGGAIAFGHPLGASGARILTTLVHEMNKRDVRYGLVTMCVGVGQGIATIVERPQES